Proteins found in one Takifugu flavidus isolate HTHZ2018 chromosome 7, ASM371156v2, whole genome shotgun sequence genomic segment:
- the nipa1 gene encoding magnesium transporter NIPA1 translates to MAPGGIPLPLTGILIAVVASFINGSTFVLQRKGILRSREKGRSYLTDVFWWTGTLSMVVGQIGNFLAYNVAPAVIVTPLGALGVLFGALLASWILKEHLNLLGKLGCVLCCSGSVMLVVHAPRAEAVTSRTEFEERLLDPVFVAYALLVLLLLLVLIVWVAPAHGSSNIMVYICICSLLGSFTVPSSKGLGLVAKDVLAEGPPSSRALALFLALLAVLVASILTQFLFINKALERFSSNTFEAIYYVTFTSSVILASALLFKEWTALNVAGCLSMVCGLATTCVGVVLLRISQEALITWKIKTD, encoded by the exons ATGGCCCCAGGTGGCATTCCTTTACCCCTTACTGGAATACTGATAGCAGTAGTTGCGAGTTTCATCAATGGGTCGACTTTTGTTCTTCAGAGAAAGGGAATATTACGTTCCCGTGAAAAAG GACGTTCGTACCTCACTGATGTGTTCTGGTGGACGGGAACGTTGTCCA TGGTTGTAGGTCAAATCGGGAATTTCCTGGCTTACAACGTTGCTCCTGCCGTCATAGTGACgccactgggagcactgggagtcCTATTTGG AGCTCTGCTGGCTTCTTGGATTTTAAAGGAGCATTTAAATTTGCTCGGTAAACTGGGCTGCGTGCTGTGCTGCTCGGGTTCTGTTATGCTTGTCGTTCATGCGCCCAGAGCAGAGGCTGTGACATCAAGGACAGAGTTTGAGGAAAGACTGCTGGACCCAG TGTTTGTGGCGTACGccctcctggtgctgctcctaCTCCTCGTATTAATCGTGTGGGTCGCCCCAGCTCACGGTTCGTCGAACATCATGGTGTACATCTGCATATGCTCCCTCTTGGGAAGCTTCACCGTTCCGAGCAGCAAAGGACTTGGCCTCGTGGCGAAGGACGTCTTGGCGGAGGGGCCCCCGAGCAGCAGAGCTCTGGCTCTCTTCCTGGCCCTGCTGGCCGTGCTGGTGGCCAGCATCCTGACGCAGTTCCTCTTCATCAACAAAGCTTTGGAGCGCTTCAGCTCCAACACGTTCGAGGCCATTTACTACGTGACGTTCACGTCCAGCGTCATTCTGGCTTCTGCTCTGCTTTTCAAAGAGTGGACGGCTCTGAACGTCGCCGGCTGTCTCTCCATGGTCTGTGGTTTGGCGACCACCTGTGTCGGAGTCGTTTTACTCCGCATTTCTCAAGAGGCTTTAATTACatggaaaataaagacagactAA
- the nipa2 gene encoding magnesium transporter NIPA2 isoform X1, with translation MANLPASYYGFQAHNVTCVDGAWAGHNCTIPGQQLYCQLVNVTEHYNTSTITMGQDRGKYDFYVGLALAVSSSIFIGGSFILKKKGLLRLARKGSMRAGQGGHAYLKEWLWWAGLLSMGAGEAANFAAYAFAPATLVTPLGALSVLVSAVLSSYFLTERLNLHGKLGCLLSILGSTTMVIHAPQEEEITSLEDMAEKLVDPGFCVFATLVIIVALIFIFVVAPRHGQTNILVYITICSVIGALSVSCVKGLGIAIKEAIAGKNVVGNPLAWILLLGLVACVSTQINYLNKALDIFNTSLVTPIYYVFFTTSVLTCSAILFKEWGHMGSDDVIGTLSGFSTIIIGIFLLHAFKDISVSLANLAVSMRKEERAFPTANGLGSHSTYEMLHESNEDMEDRDMGSSFDSVSRRNGAMTSLDH, from the exons ATGGCTAATTTGCCTGCATCTTATTATGGTTTCCAAGCTCATAATGTCACCTGTGTTGACG GTGCCTGGGCTGGCCACAACTGCACTATTCCTGGTCAGCAACTGTATTGTCAGCTGGTAAATGTGACAGAGCATTACAACACATCCACCATCACGATGGGTCAGGACCGGGGGAAGTACGACTTTTACGTCGGTTTGGCGTTGGCcgtcagctccagcatcttcatcgGGGGCAGCTTCATCCTCAAGAAGAAAGGACTCCTGAGACTGGCGAGAAAGGGGTCGATGCGGGCAG GCCAGGGCGGCCATGCTTATCTGAAAGAGTGGCTGTGGTGGGCTGGGCTGCTGTCAA TGGGGGCGGGAGAAGCGGCCAACTTTGCGGCGTATGCCTTTGCACCAGCAACCCTGGTCACACCCCTGGGAGCTCTCAGCGTGCTCGTCAG TGCTGTGCTGTCGTCGTACTTCCTGACTGAGCGCTTGAACCTGCACGGGAAGCTCGGCTGTCTGCTCAGCATACTGGGCTCCACCACCATGGTGATCCACGCTCCGCAAGAGGAGGAGATCACCAGCCTGGAAGACATGGCAGAGAAGCTGGTGGATCCAG ggttttgtgtgtttgccacGTTGGTCATCATCGTGGCCCTCATCTTCATATTTGTGGTGGCGCCCCGCCACGGTCAGACCAACATCCTGGTCTACATCACCATCTGCTCGGTGATCGGGGCCCTGTCGGTGTCCTGCGTCAAAGGGTTGGGCATCGCCATCAAAGAAGCCATCGCAGGAAAAAACGTGGTGGGAAACCCGCTAGCGTGGATCTTGCTTCTGGGCCTGGTGGCCTGCGTGAGCACTCAGATCAACTACTTGAACAAAGCTCTGGACATCTTCAACACCTCTTTGGTCACTCCCATCTACTACGTGTTCTTCACCACGTCGGTGCTCACGTGCTCCGCCATCCTCTTCAAGGAGTGGGGCCACATGGGCTCGGACGACGTGATCGGCACGCTGAGCGGcttctccaccatcatcatcggcATCTTCCTGCTCCACGCCTTTAAAGACATCAGCGTCAGTCTGGCCAACCTGGCCGTGTCCATGAGGAAGGAGGAACGGGCCTTCCCCACGGCCAACGGCCTGGGCTCCCACAGCACCTACGAAATGCTGCACGAGTCCAAcgaggacatggaggacagagaCATGGGTTCGTCCTTCGACAGCGTCTCCAGACGAAACGGCGCCATGACGTCTCTGGATCATTGA
- the nipa2 gene encoding magnesium transporter NIPA2 isoform X2: protein MGQDRGKYDFYVGLALAVSSSIFIGGSFILKKKGLLRLARKGSMRAGQGGHAYLKEWLWWAGLLSMGAGEAANFAAYAFAPATLVTPLGALSVLVSAVLSSYFLTERLNLHGKLGCLLSILGSTTMVIHAPQEEEITSLEDMAEKLVDPGFCVFATLVIIVALIFIFVVAPRHGQTNILVYITICSVIGALSVSCVKGLGIAIKEAIAGKNVVGNPLAWILLLGLVACVSTQINYLNKALDIFNTSLVTPIYYVFFTTSVLTCSAILFKEWGHMGSDDVIGTLSGFSTIIIGIFLLHAFKDISVSLANLAVSMRKEERAFPTANGLGSHSTYEMLHESNEDMEDRDMGSSFDSVSRRNGAMTSLDH from the exons ATGGGTCAGGACCGGGGGAAGTACGACTTTTACGTCGGTTTGGCGTTGGCcgtcagctccagcatcttcatcgGGGGCAGCTTCATCCTCAAGAAGAAAGGACTCCTGAGACTGGCGAGAAAGGGGTCGATGCGGGCAG GCCAGGGCGGCCATGCTTATCTGAAAGAGTGGCTGTGGTGGGCTGGGCTGCTGTCAA TGGGGGCGGGAGAAGCGGCCAACTTTGCGGCGTATGCCTTTGCACCAGCAACCCTGGTCACACCCCTGGGAGCTCTCAGCGTGCTCGTCAG TGCTGTGCTGTCGTCGTACTTCCTGACTGAGCGCTTGAACCTGCACGGGAAGCTCGGCTGTCTGCTCAGCATACTGGGCTCCACCACCATGGTGATCCACGCTCCGCAAGAGGAGGAGATCACCAGCCTGGAAGACATGGCAGAGAAGCTGGTGGATCCAG ggttttgtgtgtttgccacGTTGGTCATCATCGTGGCCCTCATCTTCATATTTGTGGTGGCGCCCCGCCACGGTCAGACCAACATCCTGGTCTACATCACCATCTGCTCGGTGATCGGGGCCCTGTCGGTGTCCTGCGTCAAAGGGTTGGGCATCGCCATCAAAGAAGCCATCGCAGGAAAAAACGTGGTGGGAAACCCGCTAGCGTGGATCTTGCTTCTGGGCCTGGTGGCCTGCGTGAGCACTCAGATCAACTACTTGAACAAAGCTCTGGACATCTTCAACACCTCTTTGGTCACTCCCATCTACTACGTGTTCTTCACCACGTCGGTGCTCACGTGCTCCGCCATCCTCTTCAAGGAGTGGGGCCACATGGGCTCGGACGACGTGATCGGCACGCTGAGCGGcttctccaccatcatcatcggcATCTTCCTGCTCCACGCCTTTAAAGACATCAGCGTCAGTCTGGCCAACCTGGCCGTGTCCATGAGGAAGGAGGAACGGGCCTTCCCCACGGCCAACGGCCTGGGCTCCCACAGCACCTACGAAATGCTGCACGAGTCCAAcgaggacatggaggacagagaCATGGGTTCGTCCTTCGACAGCGTCTCCAGACGAAACGGCGCCATGACGTCTCTGGATCATTGA
- the cyfip1 gene encoding cytoplasmic FMR1-interacting protein 1 homolog has protein sequence MTSAVTLEDALSNVDLLEELPLPDQQPCIEPLPSSVMYQPNFNTNFEDRNAFVTGIARYIEQATVHSSMNEMLEEGHEYAIMLYTWRSCSRAIPQVKCNEQPNRVEIYEKTVEVLEPEVTKLMNFMHFQRTAIDRFCGEVRRLCHTERRKDFVSEAYLLTLGKFINMFAVLDELKNMKCSVKNDHSAYKRAAQFLRKMSEPSSIQESQNLSMFLANHNKITQSLQQQLEVINGYEELLADIVNLCVDYYENKMYLTPSEKHMLLKVMGFGLYLMDGNSSNIYKLDAKKRINLTKIDKFFKQLQVVPLFGDMQIELSRYIKTSAHFEENKSRWTCTSISSSPQYNICEQMIQIREDHMRFISELARYSNSEVVTGSGRQESQKTDIEYRKLFDLSLQGMQLLSQWSAHVMEVYSWKLVHPTDKYSNKECPDNAEEYERATRYNYTSEEKFALVEVMAMIKGLQVLMGRMESVFNHAIRHTIYSALQDFAQVTLRDPLRQAIKKKKNVIQSVLQAIRKTICDWETGREPHNDPALRGEKDPKGGFDIKVPRRAVGPSSTQLYMVRTMLESLVADKSGSKKTLRSSLEGPTILDIEKFHRESFFYTHLLNFSETLQHCCDLSQLWFREFFLELTMGRRIQFPIEMSMPWILTDHILETKEASMMEYVLYPLDLYNDSAHYALITFKKQFLYDEIEAEVNLCFDQFVYKLADQIFAYYKILAGSLLLDKRLRAECKNQGANIPWPSSNRYETLLKQRHVQLLGRSIDLNRLITQRVSAALYKSLELAINRFESEDLTSIMELEGLLDINRMTHKLLSKFLTLDSFNAMFREANHNVSAPYGRITLHVFWELNYDFLPNYCYNGSTNRFVRTVLPFSQEFQRDKPPNAQPHYLYGSKTLNLAYSSIYGSYRNFLGPPHIKVMCRLLGYQGIAVVMEELLKVVKSLLQGTIMQYVKTLMEVMPKICRLPRHEYGSPGILEFFHHQLKDIIEYAELKTVCFQNLREVGNALLFCLLSEQSLSQEEVCDLLHAAPFQNILPRVHVKEGERLDAKMKRLEAKYTALHMVPLVERLGTPQQIAIAREGDLLTKERLCCGLSMFEVILTRVRAFLDDPIWRGPLPSNGVMHVDECVEFHRLWSAMQFVYCIPVGAHEFTVEQCFGDGLHWAGCMIIVLLGQQRRFDILDFSYHLLKVQKHDGKDEVIKSVPLKKMVDRIRKFQVINNEIFAILNKYLKSGDGENMPVEHVRCFQPPIHQSLASS, from the exons ATGACATCGGCAGTGACCTTAGAGGATGCGCTCTCCAatgtggacctgctggaggagctgcctcTGCCAGATCAGCAGCCATGCATCGAACCCCTTCCCTCTTCTGTCATGTATCAG CCCAACTTCAACACCAACTTTGAGGACAGAAACGCCTTCGTGACTGGCATCGCTCGATACATCGAGCAGGCTACTGTTCACTCTAGCatg AATGAGATGTTGGAGGAAGGGCATGAGTATGCTATCATGCTTTACACATGGAGGAGCTGCTCACGCGCAATCCCACAG GTGAAATGCAATGAGCAGCCCAATAGAGTGGAGATCTATGAAAAGACAGTGGAGGTCCTGGAACCAGAAGTCACcaagctgatgaatttcatgcATTTTCAG CGGACAGCGATCGACCGCTTCTGTGGGGAAGTCCGTCGTCTGTGCCACACAGAGCGCAGGAAGGACTTTGTCTCGGAGGCATATCTGCTGACTCTGGGGAAGTTCATCAACATGTTTGCTGTGCTCGATGAGCTGAAGAACATGAAGTGCAGCGTCAAAAATGACCACTCTGCCTATAAACG AGCTGCCCAGTTTCTCAGAAAGATGTCCGAGCCTTCATCCATACAGGAGTCTCAGAATCTGTCCATGTTCCTGGCAAACCACAACAAGATCACTCAG tctttgcagcagcagctagaAGTGATAAACGGCTAcgaggagctgctggctgaCATTGTCAACCTGTGTGTCGACTACTATGAGAACAAGATGTACCTCACACCCAGCGAGAAACACATGCTGCTCAAA GTCATGGGGTTTGGCCTGTAccttatggatggaaacagcAGCAATATTTACAAACTTGATGCCAAGAAGAGAATTAATTTGACCAAGATTGACAAGTTTTTCAAG CAACTCCAGGTGGTTCCTCTGTTTGGTGACATGCAGATTGAGTTGTCTCGCTACATCAAGACGAGTGCTCACTTTGAAGAGAACAAGTCCAG GTGGACCTGCACATCCATATCTAGCAGCCCCCAGTACAACATCTGTGAACAAATGATCCAGATCCGTGAGGATCACATGCGCTTTATCTCGGAGCTTGCTCGCTATAGCAACAGTGAG GTGGTGACTGGATCGGGTCGTCAGGAGAGTCAGAAGACGGACATTGAGTACAGGAAGCTGTTTGACCTGTCCCTGCAGGGCATGCAGTTGCTCTCTCAGTGGAGCGCACACGTCATGGAAGTG TATTCGTGGAAGCTGGTTCATCCAACGGACAAGTACTCCAACAAGGAGTGTCCCGACAATGCCGAGGAGTACGAAAGAGCCACCAGATACAACTACACCAGCGAGGAGAAGTTCGCCCTGGTGGAG GTGATGGCAATGATCAAAGGACTGCAGGTGCTGATGGGACGCATGGAGAGCGTGTTCAATCACGCCATCCGCCACACCATCTACTCAGCCCTGCAGGACTTTGCTCAGGTCACTCTGAGAGACCCCCTTCGACAGGCcatcaagaagaagaaaaatgtcatCCAGAG TGTCCTCCAGGCAATTAGGAAGACAATATGTGACTGGGAGACTGGTCGCGAGCCACACAATGACCCTGCCCTCCGGGGAGAAAAAGACCCCAAGGGTGGCTTTGACATCAAGGTTCCTCGACGTGCGGTGGGGCCGTCCAGCACGCAG ctgtaCATGGTGAGGACTATGCTCGAGTCTCTCGTTGCGGATAAAAGCGGCTCAAAGAAGACTCTGCGTAGCAGCCTGGAAGGGCCAACAATCCTTGACATTGAGAAGTTTCACCGCGAATCTTTTTTTTACACCCACTTGTTGAACTTCAGTG AGACCCTGCAGCATTGTTGCGACCTGTCACAGCTGTGGTTCAGGGAGTTTTTCCTGGAACTCACCATGGGGCGCAGGATCCAGTTCCCCATCGAGATGTCAATGCCGTGGATCCTTACTGACCACATACTGGAGACAAAGGAGGCATCCATGATGGA GTATGTGCTGTACCCACTGGATCTGTACAACGACAGTGCACACTATGCCCTCATCACCTTCAAAAAGCAGTTCCTGTATGATGAAATAGAGGCTGAG gtGAACCTGTGCTTCGATCAGTTTGTGTACAAGTTGGCTGATCAGATATTTGCTTACTACAAGATTCTAGCGGGAAG TCTTTTGCTTGACAAGCGTTTAAGGGCGGAGTGCAAGAATCAGGGGGCCAACATTCCCTGGCCGTCCTCCAATCGTTACGAGACCCTTCTGAAGCAACGCCACGTCCAG CTTCTAGGCCGCTCCATTGATCTGAACCGGCTCATCACTCAGAGGGTTTCAGCTGCCCTTTACAAGTCTTTGGAACTGGCCATTAACAGATTTGAGAGCGAGGACCTCACCTCAATCATG GAGCTGGAAGGACTTCTCGACATCAACCGAATGACTCACAAGCTCCTCAGTAAGTTCTTGACCCTGGATAGCTTCAACGCCATGTTCCGGGAGGCTAACCACAACGTGTCGGCCCCCTACGGCCGCATAACGCTGCACGTTTTCTGGGAGCTTAATTACGACTTCCTGCCCAACTACTGCTACAATGGCTCCACTAACAG GTTTGTGCGCACTGTCCTGCCCTTCTCTCAGGAGTTCCAGAGGGACAAGCCCCCCAATGCTCAGCCCCATTACTTGtatgggtcaaag ACCTTGAACCTGGCCTACAGCAGCATATATGGTTCCTACAGGAACTTCCTGGGTCCCCCTCACATCAAGGTCATGTGTAGACTGCTGGGCTATCAGGGCATCGCCGTGGtaatggaggagctgctgaaggttgTCAAAAGCCTG CTTCAGGGCACCATAATGCAGTATGTGAAGACTCTAATGGAGGTGATGCCCAAGATCTGCCGGCTCCCTCGCCATGAATACGGCTCCCCAG GAATCTTGGAATTCTTTCACCACCAGCTGAAAGACATCATCGAATATGCAGAGCTGAAGACGGTTTGTTTCCAGAACCTGAGGGAAGTGGGCAATGCCCTGCTGTTCTGTCTGCTGAGCGAGCAGAGCCTG TCACAGGAGGAAGTTTGCGACCTGCTGCACGCCGCACCTTTTCAGAACATTCTCCCCAGAGTCCACGTTAAAG AGGGGGAACGCCTCGATGCGAAGATGAAGCGTCTGGAAGCCAAATACACGGCCCTGCACATGGTTCCCCTGGTGGAGCGCCTCGGTACCCCACAG CAAATCGCCATTGCACGGGAGGGCGACCTGCTGACCAAAGAGAGGCTGTGCTGCGGTCTGTCCATGTTTGAGGTCATCCTAACCCGCGTGCGCGCTTTCTTGGACGACCCCATCTGGCGCGGGCCGCTGCCCAGCAACGGCGTGATGCACGTCGACGAGTGTGTGGAGTTCCACCGCCTCTGGAGTGCCATGCAGTTCGTGTACTGCATACCTGTGGGAGCGCACGAGTTTACAGTGGA GCAGTGCTTCGGAGACGGCCTCCACTGGGCCGGCTGCATGATCATTGTGCTCCTTGGACAACAGAGGAGATTTGACATCCTGGACTTCAGCTACCACCTCCTGAAGGTGCAGAAGCACGACGGCAAGGACGAGGTCATCAAGAGTGTG CCGCTGAAGAAGATGGTGGACAGAATCCGTAAGTTCCAAGTCATCAACAACGAGATCTTCGCCATCCTGAACAAGTACCTGAAGTCCGGCGACGGGGAGAACATGCCGGTGGAACACGTCCGCTGCTTCCAGCCTCCCATCCACCAGTCTCTCGCCAGCAGCTGA
- the LOC130529326 gene encoding fibronectin type III domain-containing protein 9: protein MGITVYNISSTSARVSWPSAPGCRDTFYSVMYDPNWNSVLMGFKRKSFLHEERIPVSHTSAHLANLLPQTAYFLCVTCQAANPVREQCQVFSTLSESGEGHHRAGWELAMGVWLTGCILLLVIAGVLLWGCLRTICSIPGQGADGCHVATNSTYQEVSGSGRHDSSKHATNMQRPLLTTQITSRIMNQDYELGTRAGLAGPEPV, encoded by the coding sequence ATGGGAATCACAGTCTACAACATCTCCTCCACCTCGGCCAGAGTGAGTTGGCCGTCGGCCCCCGGGTGCCGGGACACGTTCTACAGCGTCATGTACGATCCGAACTGGAACAGCGTCCTGATGGGCTTCAAACGCAAGAGCTTCCTGCACGAAGAACGCATCCCCGTCAGTCACACCAGCGCGCACCTCGCCAACCTCCTCCCCCAGACGGCgtatttcctgtgtgtgacGTGTCAGGCGGCGAACCCGGTGCGGGAGCAGTGCCAGGTGTTCAGCACTCTGAGCGAGAGCGGCGAAGGTCACCACAGAGCCGGCTGGGAGCTGGCGATGGGCGTCTGGCTGACCGGCTGCATCTTGCTCCTGGTCATTGCCGGTGTTCTGTTGTGGGGGTGTCTCCGGACCATCTGCTCCATTCCCGGCCAGGGTGCAGATGGCTGCCATGTGGCCACTAACTCAACCTATCAAGAGGTGTCTGGATCCGGACGCCATGACAGCAGCAAACACGCCACCAACATGCAACGTCCGCTCCTTACAACGCAGATCACCAGCCGCATAATGAACCAGGACTATGAGCTGGGGACACGGGCTGGCCTGGCTGGCCCCGAGCCAGTGTGA